Below is a window of Cytophagaceae bacterium DNA.
GGATCTGAAAAAGATCCAAGGCCCATGCCTAAACTTGTTGCTTCGTGTATCACTCAGGCTCAGGATGGAATGGTAGTTGAAAACTTCAGCAACCCTGATGTAGTCAATGCAAGAAAAGGAATTGTGGAATTTCTTTTAATCAATCACCCACTGGATTGCCCCGTTTGTGATCAGGCCGGCGAATGTCACTTGCAGGATTTTGCATTTGAACATGGTTTGGGGACTACCCGCTATGATGACGAAAGAAGGACTTTTGAACCTGAAGATATTGGCGATAAAATTCAATTAAATAAAAATCGTTGTATTCTATGCTATAGATGCGTTTACACCGCCGAACAGATTACTGATAGTCGTGTTCATGGGGTAATGTATCGTGGTGATCATGCCGAAATCAGCACATATATCTCAAAAGCTATCGAAAATGACTTTTCAGGAAATGTTATAGATGTGTGTCCCGTAGGGGCTCTTACTGATAAAACTTACAGATTTAAGAGTAGAGTTTGGTTTTCAAAACCCGCCGATGCCCATTGTAATTGTGACAAATGCTCAGGAAAGGTAAACCTATGGTATAAAGGTGATGAGGTAATAAGAGTAACAGCCAGAAAAAATCAATGGGGTGAAGTAGAAGATTTTATTTGTAATGACTGCAGGTATGAAAAGAAGAAAACCAGTGACTGGGTTATTGAAGGGCCTACAAAAATCCCAAGACATTCGGTAATATCGGCCAATAAATATGCAGCCAACACAATTAAAAAACCTGAATTTGCAATGGATTTTGCAGCTCATAACTTTAAAGAAATTGATGATAACCGTGATTACAATAAATCATTGGAAGAAATCAAGAAAAGTGGAGATTACAAAAATCTTATGAACAAAAACAAAGCATTATTAAGCAAATAAACAATTTCTAAATGGATATTGTACTTTTAGTAAAAAGCATACTGATCATAACCATATTCGCTTTGAGTCTGGGAATTGCAGCCTATGAAACTTATTTTGAAAGAGTAATAGCAGCATTTATTCAGGATAGAGTTGGGCCAGACAGAGCCGGACCATTTGGACTATTACAACCATTGGCTGACGGTGGTAAGCTTTTTTTTAAGGAGGATTTCGTTCCTACCATGGCCGACAAATGGCTCTTTATATTAGGTCCGTCTATTTCAATGTTTACTGCCTTAATGACCAGCGTTGTAATCCCTTTTGGGGATACTTTCAGCATAAAGGGTCAGTTAATTGAAGTGCAGGGAATGGATGTCAACATTGGCATTTTATGGGTTTTTGGGGTGGTATCTTTAGGTGTATATGGTATTTTAATTGGAGGTTGGGCCTCTAATAACAAATATTCACTTTTTGGAGCAATCAGGGCAGCTTCACAAAACATTTCATACGAATTGGCCATGGGCATAAGCCTTTTGGCAGTAATTCTGGTTTCTGAGTCTCTTTCGATAAGAGATATTGTTACACGTCAACATGGTATCAACTGGAATGTATTTCACCAGCCTTTGGGATTTATGTTATTTTTAACATGTGCTTTGGCCGAATGTAACCGAACACCTTTTGATTTGCCGGAATCTGAAAATGAACTTGTGGCAGGATACCATACCGAGTATGGCTCCATGAAGCTGGGATTATATTTGTTTTCAGAATATATCAACATGTTTATCTCCTCTGCAGTAATCGCAAGCTTGTATTTTGGAGGTTTTAACTACCCGGGAATGGATTTCATCCATGAATTTTTGGTGAAAAATACCGGAAGTGTACTGGGGCACAATTTGGCAACAGCAATAGGAATAATAATATTTTTCCTGAAAACGTTTTTCTTTATTTTCGTCTTCATTTGGATCAGATGGACACTGCCTCGTTTCAAATATGATCAACTAATGAATCTTGCCTGGAAATGGATGCTTCCACTTTCAGT
It encodes the following:
- a CDS encoding (2Fe-2S)-binding protein gives rise to the protein MEATQLIKVTVDGKTVEVPVGTTIMEAARMIGPEVAPPAMCYYKPLKGSGGKCRACLVKVAQGSEKDPRPMPKLVASCITQAQDGMVVENFSNPDVVNARKGIVEFLLINHPLDCPVCDQAGECHLQDFAFEHGLGTTRYDDERRTFEPEDIGDKIQLNKNRCILCYRCVYTAEQITDSRVHGVMYRGDHAEISTYISKAIENDFSGNVIDVCPVGALTDKTYRFKSRVWFSKPADAHCNCDKCSGKVNLWYKGDEVIRVTARKNQWGEVEDFICNDCRYEKKKTSDWVIEGPTKIPRHSVISANKYAANTIKKPEFAMDFAAHNFKEIDDNRDYNKSLEEIKKSGDYKNLMNKNKALLSK
- the nuoH gene encoding NADH-quinone oxidoreductase subunit NuoH — encoded protein: MDIVLLVKSILIITIFALSLGIAAYETYFERVIAAFIQDRVGPDRAGPFGLLQPLADGGKLFFKEDFVPTMADKWLFILGPSISMFTALMTSVVIPFGDTFSIKGQLIEVQGMDVNIGILWVFGVVSLGVYGILIGGWASNNKYSLFGAIRAASQNISYELAMGISLLAVILVSESLSIRDIVTRQHGINWNVFHQPLGFMLFLTCALAECNRTPFDLPESENELVAGYHTEYGSMKLGLYLFSEYINMFISSAVIASLYFGGFNYPGMDFIHEFLVKNTGSVLGHNLATAIGIIIFFLKTFFFIFVFIWIRWTLPRFKYDQLMNLAWKWMLPLSVANLIIEAAAELTPMPFLASWVGLAILALGYVIFRPLFFKKNLKQNLQ